A window from Citrus sinensis cultivar Valencia sweet orange chromosome 3, DVS_A1.0, whole genome shotgun sequence encodes these proteins:
- the LOC102617577 gene encoding uncharacterized protein LOC102617577 isoform X7, producing MTPRMVEMYTYRNTFAYSSGTTVLMSPHGKEQMNCLWKLPVMIFKFSTPFKNLAFPSQSGNPPTTSIIKRWSLVNFLMAIKIFEIIIKLTRGKGIPT from the exons ATGACCCCAAGGATGGTG GAAATGTACACGTATCGAAATACATTTGCTTACTCCTCAGGGACTACGG TTCTGATGAGTCCTCATGGAAAAGAGCAAATGAATTGCTTGTGGAAGTTGCCAGTCATG ATTTTTAAGTTCTCAACGCCATTCAAGAATTTAGCATTTCCTTCTCAATCTGGTAATCCTCCGACAACATCAATAATAAAGCGTTGGTCGTTAGTTAATTTTCTCATGGCCATCAAAATTTTTGAGATCATTATCAAATTGACCAGGGGCAAAG GCATTCCAACTTGA
- the LOC102617577 gene encoding uncharacterized protein LOC102617577 isoform X3 — translation MTPRMVEMYTYRNTFAYSSGTTVLMSPHGKEQMNCLWKLPVMIFKFSTPFKNLAFPSQSGNPPTTSIIKRWSLVNFLMAIKIFEIIIKLTRGKELKFTLKEKLIKLNASGLHVYIATCYYINTWLINLIMM, via the exons ATGACCCCAAGGATGGTG GAAATGTACACGTATCGAAATACATTTGCTTACTCCTCAGGGACTACGG TTCTGATGAGTCCTCATGGAAAAGAGCAAATGAATTGCTTGTGGAAGTTGCCAGTCATG ATTTTTAAGTTCTCAACGCCATTCAAGAATTTAGCATTTCCTTCTCAATCTGGTAATCCTCCGACAACATCAATAATAAAGCGTTGGTCGTTAGTTAATTTTCTCATGGCCATCAAAATTTTTGAGATCATTATCAAATTGACCAGGGGCAAAG aATTGAAATTTACACTCAAGGAGAAATTGATAAAGTTAAATGCGAGTGGCCTACATGTATACATAGCAACTTGTTACTACATAAACACAtggttgataaatttaat AATGATGTAG
- the LOC102617577 gene encoding uncharacterized protein LOC102617577 isoform X1 produces MTPRMVEMYTYRNTFAYSSGTTVLMSPHGKEQMNCLWKLPVMIFKFSTPFKNLAFPSQSGNPPTTSIIKRWSLVNFLMAIKIFEIIIKLTRGKELKFTLKEKLIKLNASGLHVYIATCYYINTWLINLILLKVVRFVCN; encoded by the exons ATGACCCCAAGGATGGTG GAAATGTACACGTATCGAAATACATTTGCTTACTCCTCAGGGACTACGG TTCTGATGAGTCCTCATGGAAAAGAGCAAATGAATTGCTTGTGGAAGTTGCCAGTCATG ATTTTTAAGTTCTCAACGCCATTCAAGAATTTAGCATTTCCTTCTCAATCTGGTAATCCTCCGACAACATCAATAATAAAGCGTTGGTCGTTAGTTAATTTTCTCATGGCCATCAAAATTTTTGAGATCATTATCAAATTGACCAGGGGCAAAG aATTGAAATTTACACTCAAGGAGAAATTGATAAAGTTAAATGCGAGTGGCCTACATGTATACATAGCAACTTGTTACTACATAAACACAtggttgataaatttaat ATTGCTAAAGGTGGTGAGATTCGTTTGCAATTGA
- the LOC102617577 gene encoding uncharacterized protein LOC102617577 isoform X2 translates to MYTYRNTFAYSSGTTVLMSPHGKEQMNCLWKLPVMIFKFSTPFKNLAFPSQSGNPPTTSIIKRWSLVNFLMAIKIFEIIIKLTRGKELKFTLKEKLIKLNASGLHVYIATCYYINTWLINLILLKVVRFVCN, encoded by the exons ATGTACACGTATCGAAATACATTTGCTTACTCCTCAGGGACTACGG TTCTGATGAGTCCTCATGGAAAAGAGCAAATGAATTGCTTGTGGAAGTTGCCAGTCATG ATTTTTAAGTTCTCAACGCCATTCAAGAATTTAGCATTTCCTTCTCAATCTGGTAATCCTCCGACAACATCAATAATAAAGCGTTGGTCGTTAGTTAATTTTCTCATGGCCATCAAAATTTTTGAGATCATTATCAAATTGACCAGGGGCAAAG aATTGAAATTTACACTCAAGGAGAAATTGATAAAGTTAAATGCGAGTGGCCTACATGTATACATAGCAACTTGTTACTACATAAACACAtggttgataaatttaat ATTGCTAAAGGTGGTGAGATTCGTTTGCAATTGA
- the LOC102626407 gene encoding pentatricopeptide repeat-containing protein At5g18390, mitochondrial-like, translated as MIRKGFVPDKWTYAILVNAWCSAGKMSEAQEFLQEMSDKGFNPPVRGRDLLVQGLLNAGYLESAKQMVNKMIKQGSDPDLETFNSLIATICKSGEVEFCVEMYYSVCKLGSCADVSTYKILIPAVSKAGMIDEAFRLLHNLVEDGHKPFPSLYAPIIKGAFRRGQFDDAFCFFSEIKIKGHPPNRPVYTTLITMCGRGGRFVEAANYLMEMTEMGLTTISRCFDLVTDGLKNCGKHDLAEKIEQLEVSLRSV; from the coding sequence ATGATTAGAAAAGGGTTTGTCCCTGACAAGTGGACGTACGCGATTCTTGTTAATGCTTGGTGTTCTGCTGGGAAAATGAGCGAGGCACAAGAGTTTTTGCAGGAGATGAGTGATAAAGGGTTCAACCCGCCTGTTCGAGGTCGTGATTTGTTGGTTCAAGGGTTGTTGAATGCCGGTTATTTAGAGTCTGCTAAACAGATGgttaataaaatgattaaacaaGGGTCTGATCCGGATTTGGAAACCTTTAATTCGTTGATTGCGACGATATGTAAATCCGGGGAGGTTGAGTTTTGTGTTGAGATGTATTATAGTGTATGTAAGTTAGGTTCGTGCGCTGATGTGAGTACGTATAAGATTTTGATTCCAGCAGTTTCAAAGGCGGGTATGATTGATGAGGCTTTTAGATTGCTGCATAATTTGGTTGAGGATGGTCACAAGCCATTCCCAAGCTTGTATGCTCCTATTATTAAAGGGGCGTTTAGGAGGGGCCAGTTTGATGAtgcattttgtttctttagtGAGATCAAGATTAAGGGGCATCCTCCAAATAGGCCGGTTTATACAACGTTGATAACAATGTGTGGGCGCGGGGGAAGATTTGTTGAGGCGGCAAATTATTTGATGGAAATGACTGAGATGGGGTTGACTACAATTTCCAGGTGCTTTGATTTGGTTACTGATGGGCTGAAGAATTGTGGGAAGCATGATTTGGCTGAGAAGATAGAGCAGTTAGAGGTATCTCTTCGGTCTGTTTGA
- the LOC102617577 gene encoding uncharacterized protein LOC102617577 isoform X4 yields MKAIQFLIGFALLALASSLASASDPSPLQDICVAINDPKDGGNVHVSKYICLLLRDYGSDESSWKRANELLVEVASHELKFTLKEKLIKLNASGLHVYIATCYYINTWLINLILLKVVRFVCN; encoded by the exons ATGAAGGCAATTCAATTTCTTATAGGTTTTGCTCTCTTAGCTTTGGCTTCTTCTTTGGCCTCAGCCTCTGACCCCAGCCCGCTTCAAGATATCTGTGTAGCCATCAATGACCCCAAGGATGGTG GAAATGTACACGTATCGAAATACATTTGCTTACTCCTCAGGGACTACGG TTCTGATGAGTCCTCATGGAAAAGAGCAAATGAATTGCTTGTGGAAGTTGCCAGTCATG aATTGAAATTTACACTCAAGGAGAAATTGATAAAGTTAAATGCGAGTGGCCTACATGTATACATAGCAACTTGTTACTACATAAACACAtggttgataaatttaat ATTGCTAAAGGTGGTGAGATTCGTTTGCAATTGA
- the LOC102617577 gene encoding uncharacterized protein LOC102617577 isoform X6 produces MTPRMVIFKFSTPFKNLAFPSQSGNPPTTSIIKRWSLVNFLMAIKIFEIIIKLTRGKELKFTLKEKLIKLNASGLHVYIATCYYINTWLINLILLKVVRFVCN; encoded by the exons ATGACCCCAAGGATGGTG ATTTTTAAGTTCTCAACGCCATTCAAGAATTTAGCATTTCCTTCTCAATCTGGTAATCCTCCGACAACATCAATAATAAAGCGTTGGTCGTTAGTTAATTTTCTCATGGCCATCAAAATTTTTGAGATCATTATCAAATTGACCAGGGGCAAAG aATTGAAATTTACACTCAAGGAGAAATTGATAAAGTTAAATGCGAGTGGCCTACATGTATACATAGCAACTTGTTACTACATAAACACAtggttgataaatttaat ATTGCTAAAGGTGGTGAGATTCGTTTGCAATTGA
- the LOC102617577 gene encoding uncharacterized protein LOC102617577 isoform X8, which translates to MTPRMVEMYTYRNTFAYSSGTTVLMSPHGKEQMNCLWKLPVMIFKFSTPFKNLAFPSQSGNPPTTSIIKRWSLVNFLMAIKIFEIIIKLTRGKDC; encoded by the exons ATGACCCCAAGGATGGTG GAAATGTACACGTATCGAAATACATTTGCTTACTCCTCAGGGACTACGG TTCTGATGAGTCCTCATGGAAAAGAGCAAATGAATTGCTTGTGGAAGTTGCCAGTCATG ATTTTTAAGTTCTCAACGCCATTCAAGAATTTAGCATTTCCTTCTCAATCTGGTAATCCTCCGACAACATCAATAATAAAGCGTTGGTCGTTAGTTAATTTTCTCATGGCCATCAAAATTTTTGAGATCATTATCAAATTGACCAGGGGCAAAG ATTGCTAA
- the LOC102617577 gene encoding germin-like protein 12-2 isoform X5, whose product MKAIQFLIGFALLALASSLASASDPSPLQDICVAINDPKDGGNVHVSKYICLLLRDYGIEIYTQGEIDKVKCEWPTCIHSNLLLHKHMVDKFNIAKGGEIRLQLKT is encoded by the exons ATGAAGGCAATTCAATTTCTTATAGGTTTTGCTCTCTTAGCTTTGGCTTCTTCTTTGGCCTCAGCCTCTGACCCCAGCCCGCTTCAAGATATCTGTGTAGCCATCAATGACCCCAAGGATGGTG GAAATGTACACGTATCGAAATACATTTGCTTACTCCTCAGGGACTACGG aATTGAAATTTACACTCAAGGAGAAATTGATAAAGTTAAATGCGAGTGGCCTACATGTATACATAGCAACTTGTTACTACATAAACACAtggttgataaatttaat ATTGCTAAAGGTGGTGAGATTCGTTTGCAATTGAAAACTTGA
- the LOC102626108 gene encoding protein FAR-RED IMPAIRED RESPONSE 1-like translates to MTDLESKEIENSLEIITDEVDDENDISNESNAEEIIEPKIGMVFDTTQDLFEFYKMYAKIMGFEIIKRTSSKGDDGELKYVTFSCSCSSKAKSLSNHPFKLQPTSKTNCKAKVRATTCLDRKWWEVRSITYEHNHELNTPSKARFLKTNRVMKLFVQRKLDLNDQAGIRPNESFNSLVVEAGGHENLTFLEKDCRNHLHKVRRLRLGDGDASAVLDYFLKMQNGNSNFFYMVDLDEDARLKNLFWADARSRAANKEFGDVITFDSTYLTNKYDMPFAAFVGVNHHGQSTLLGCGLISNEDIDTYVWLFRSWLKCMSGCAPNAIITYQDKAMQKAIEVVFPHARHRWCLWHIMKKLPEKLKGYKKYEVIKLTMQNIVYDSLIPSDFDERWMVFIEKYNLNNNEWLQNLYDERQYWVPAYVKDIFWAGMSTTQRSESMHAFFDGYVNSKTTLKQFVEQYGNALWDKMEKENHADFNDLNSNIPCVTHYAMEQQFRDTYTMEKFREFQQELKGKIFCEIFSCQTNILTSKFVVVEDVKIGENHRRDPFEVSFNEVNCEINCKCRLFEFKGILCRHVIAVLIHKEIFSIPEQYILRRWRKDIKRCYTEVKVSNDNWSTKHEGLRFDKMCNFFYDVAELATNNENNCNMVLEVLDDLKAKLMLNGGGGEISQRGSNIAHGRTKYGEVRGSHNGKILSPLAVRSKGRSPYKRRQSKVEQIIQRKKQKKTTKVTREL, encoded by the exons ATGACGGATTTGGAgtcaaaagaaatagaaaactCCCTAGAAATCATTACTGATGAg GTTGATGACGAGAACGATATAAGTAATGAATCAAATGCAGAAGAAATTATTGAGCCAAAAATTGGCATGGTTTTTGATACAACTCAAGATTTGTTTGAGTTCTACAAGATGTATGCGAAGATAATGGGATtcgaaattattaaaagaaccTCTAGCAAAGGAGACGATGGAGAGTTAAAATATGTGACATTTTCATGTTCATGCAGCAGCAAGGCAAAATCTTTATCGAACCAtccttttaaattacaaccaACATCCAAAACAAATTGTAAGGCTAAAGTAAGGGCAACAACATGCTTGGACAGAAAGTGGTGGGAGGTCAGATCCATTACATATGAGCATAATCATGAGTTAAACACACCAAGTAAGGCTCGTTTTCTGAAAACCAACAGGGTAATGAAGTTGTTTGTTCAAAGAAAGTTGGATTTGAATGATCAAGCAGGAATAAGACCGAATGAAAGCTTTAATTCTTTGGTGGTTGAAGCAGGAGGACATGAGAATTTAACTTTCCTAGAAAAAGATTGTAGGAATCATTTACACAAAGTAAGGCGCTTACGGCTTGGGGATGGTGATGCTTCTGCAGTTCttgattatttcttaaaaatgcaaaatggaaactccaattttttttatatggtgGATTTAGATGAAGATGCTCggttgaaaaatttattttgggcTGATGCAAGAAGTAGAGCAGCGAATAAAGAATTTGGTGATGTTATTACATTTGACTCAACCTatctaacaaataaatatgatatgcCATTTGCTGCTTTTGTTGGGGTCAATCATCATGGACAATCAACATTATTAGGATGTGGTTTGATTTCTAATGAGGACATTGACACATATGTATGGCTTTTTCGATCTTGGCTTAAATGTATGTCTGGTTGTGCTCCAAATGCCATAATCACTTATCAAGATAAGGCCATGCAAAAGGCGATTGAAGTTGTCTTTCCGCATGCGCGACATAGGTGGTGTTTGTGGCATATAATGAAAAAGCTTCCAGAAAAATTGAAAGGTTACAAGAAATATGAAGTGATCAAGTTGACTATGCAGAATATTGTTTATGATTCTTTAATACCTTCTGATTTTGATGAACGTTGGATGGTGttcattgaaaaatataatcttaATAACAATGAATGGTTGCAAAACTTGTACGATGAGAGGCAATATTGGGTTCCAGCATATGTGAAGGATATATTTTGGGCAGGAATGTCTACAACACAACGCAGTGAGAGTATGCATGCATTCTTTGATGGGTATGTAAATTCAAAAACTACTCTAAAACAATTTGTTGAACAATATGGAAATGCACTATGGGACAagatggaaaaagaaaatcatgctgattttaatgatttgaaTTCTAATATCCCTTGTGTTACTCATTATGCCATGGAGCAGCAATTCCGAGATACTTATACAATGGAAAAGTTCAGAGAATTTCAGCAAgagttaaaaggaaaaatctttTGTGagatattttcatgtcaaacaaatattttaacttcaaaGTTTGTAGTAGTTGAAGATGTTAAAATTGGAGAGAATCATCGTCGTGACCCTTTtgaagtttcttttaatgaggTTAATTGTGAGATTAATTGTAAGTGTCGACTATTTGAGTTTAAGGGAATATTATGTCGACACGTCATTGCAGTGCTTATtcataaagaaatattttctattccaGAACAGTATATTTTGAGGCGATGGAGAAAGGATATAAAAAGATGTTACACTGAGGTGAAAGTAAGTAATGACAATTGGAGCACAAAACATGAAGGACTCAGATTTGATAAGATGTGCAACTTTTTTTATGATGTAGCTGAACTAGCGACTAATAATGAGAATAATTGCAATATGGTGTTGGAGGTATTAGATGATTTGAAAGCAAAACTAATGCTAAATGGAGGTGGGGGTGAAATTAGTCAACGTGGAAGTAATATAGCTCATGGCAGAACAAAATATGGGGAGGTTCGTGGCAGTCATAATGGTAAAATTCTTTCTCCACTAGCAGTTAGAAGTAAAGGTCGTTCACCTTACAAACGAAGGCAGTCTAAGGTCGAGCAAATTATTCAgagaaaaaagcaaaagaaaacgACCAag GTCACTCGAGAGTTGTAA